One Pseudomonas sp. HOU2 genomic window carries:
- a CDS encoding ABC transporter permease: MIELLQEYWKPFLYTDGNNITGLAMTMWLLSASIFIGFLVSIPLSIARVSPHFYVRWPVQFYTYLFRGTPLYIQLLICYTGIYSLAAVRAQPLLDSFFRDAMNCTILAFALNTCAYTTEIFAGAIRSMNHGEVEAAKAYGLTGWKLYAYVIMPSALRRSLPYYSNEVILMLHSTTVAFTATIPDILKVARDANSATYLTFQSFGIAALIYLTITFALVGLFRLAERRWLAFLGPTH, translated from the coding sequence ATGATCGAACTCCTGCAGGAATACTGGAAACCCTTCCTTTATACCGACGGCAACAATATCACCGGTCTGGCGATGACCATGTGGCTGCTCAGCGCCTCGATCTTCATCGGTTTTCTGGTGTCGATCCCGCTGTCGATTGCCCGGGTCTCGCCGCATTTCTATGTGCGCTGGCCGGTGCAGTTCTACACCTACCTGTTCCGTGGCACGCCGCTCTACATCCAGTTGCTGATCTGCTACACCGGGATTTACAGCCTGGCCGCCGTGCGTGCGCAGCCGTTGCTCGACAGTTTCTTTCGCGATGCGATGAACTGCACGATCCTCGCGTTCGCCCTGAACACCTGCGCCTACACCACGGAGATTTTCGCCGGGGCGATCCGCAGCATGAATCACGGTGAAGTCGAAGCGGCCAAGGCCTACGGGCTGACCGGCTGGAAGCTGTACGCCTATGTGATCATGCCTTCGGCGCTGCGCCGGTCGTTGCCGTATTACAGCAACGAAGTGATCCTGATGCTGCACTCGACCACCGTGGCCTTCACCGCGACCATCCCCGACATCCTGAAAGTGGCGCGGGACGCCAACTCGGCGACCTACCTGACCTTTCAGTCGTTCGGCATCGCCGCGCTGATCTACCTGACCATTACCTTTGCGCTGGTCGGCCTGTTCCGCCTTGCCGAACGCCGATGGCTGGCCTTCCTCGGGCCGACCCACTAG
- a CDS encoding ABC transporter permease, with protein sequence MFENLLQNLGLSAFSLKGFGPLLLEGTWMTIKLSALSLLVAVLLGLLGASAKLSKSKLLRLPAQLYTTLIRGVPDLVLMLLIFYSLQTWLTALTDVMEWDYIEIDSFTAGVITLGFIYGAYFTETFRGAILAVPRGQVEAATAYGLKRGQRFRFVVFPQMMRFALPGIGNNWMVMLKATALVSIIGLADLVKAAQDAGKSTYQLFYFLVLAALIYLLITSASNVILRWLERRYAAGAREAVR encoded by the coding sequence ATGTTCGAAAACCTCTTACAAAATCTGGGGCTCTCCGCCTTCAGCCTCAAGGGCTTCGGTCCGTTGCTGTTGGAAGGCACCTGGATGACCATCAAATTGTCGGCGTTGTCGCTGCTGGTGGCCGTGTTGCTCGGCCTCTTGGGCGCCAGTGCCAAACTGTCGAAATCCAAACTGCTGCGCCTGCCTGCCCAGCTCTACACCACGCTGATTCGCGGGGTGCCGGATCTGGTGCTGATGCTGTTGATCTTCTACAGCCTGCAAACCTGGCTGACTGCCCTGACCGATGTCATGGAATGGGACTACATCGAAATCGACTCTTTCACCGCCGGGGTGATCACCCTGGGCTTCATCTATGGCGCGTATTTCACCGAAACCTTCCGTGGGGCGATTCTCGCCGTACCGCGCGGTCAGGTCGAAGCGGCCACCGCCTATGGCCTCAAGCGCGGCCAGCGTTTTCGCTTCGTGGTGTTCCCGCAAATGATGCGCTTCGCCCTGCCAGGCATCGGCAACAACTGGATGGTGATGCTCAAGGCCACCGCGCTGGTGTCGATCATCGGTCTGGCGGATCTGGTCAAAGCCGCGCAGGACGCCGGTAAAAGCACCTATCAACTGTTCTACTTCCTGGTACTCGCCGCCTTGATCTATCTGCTGATCACCAGTGCTTCGAACGTCATCCTGCGCTGGCTCGAACGGCGTTACGCCGCCGGTGCCCGGGAGGCCGTACGATGA
- a CDS encoding transporter substrate-binding domain-containing protein, translating to MKKALLTLSALALCMAAGSALAKEYKELRFGVDPSYAPFESKAADGSLVGFDIDLGNAICAELKVKCKWVESDFDGMIPGLNANKFDGVISSMTVTPAREKAIDFSSELFSGPTSYVFKKGSGLSDDVASLKGKSVGYEQGTIQEAYAKAVLEKAGVKIQAYANQDQVYADLKNGRLDASIQDMLQAELGFLKSPDGANYEVSKPVDSELLPAKTAVGIKKGNKELKALLDKGIKALHDDGKYAEIQKKHFGDLNLYSGK from the coding sequence ATGAAAAAAGCATTGCTGACCCTTTCTGCACTGGCGTTGTGCATGGCTGCCGGCTCCGCGCTGGCCAAGGAATACAAAGAGCTGCGTTTTGGCGTTGATCCTTCCTACGCACCGTTCGAGTCGAAAGCGGCTGACGGCAGCCTGGTGGGCTTCGACATCGACCTGGGCAACGCGATCTGCGCCGAGCTGAAGGTCAAGTGCAAATGGGTTGAAAGCGACTTCGACGGCATGATTCCGGGCCTCAACGCCAACAAATTCGACGGTGTGATCTCGTCGATGACCGTGACCCCGGCCCGTGAAAAGGCGATCGACTTCTCCAGCGAGCTGTTCTCCGGCCCGACTTCCTACGTGTTCAAGAAGGGCTCCGGCCTTAGCGATGACGTCGCTTCCCTCAAGGGCAAGTCCGTGGGTTACGAGCAAGGCACCATCCAGGAAGCCTACGCCAAGGCTGTGCTGGAGAAGGCCGGGGTGAAAATCCAGGCGTATGCCAACCAGGATCAGGTCTACGCCGACCTGAAAAACGGCCGTCTCGACGCCTCGATTCAGGACATGCTGCAAGCCGAACTGGGCTTTTTGAAGTCGCCGGATGGCGCCAACTACGAAGTCAGCAAGCCGGTCGACAGCGAATTGCTGCCAGCCAAAACCGCTGTCGGTATTAAGAAAGGTAACAAAGAGCTGAAGGCGCTTTTAGATAAAGGTATCAAAGCGTTACACGATGACGGCAAATACGCCGAGATTCAAAAGAAACACTTTGGCGATCTGAATCTGTACAGCGGTAAATAA